In Tachysurus fulvidraco isolate hzauxx_2018 chromosome 3, HZAU_PFXX_2.0, whole genome shotgun sequence, a single window of DNA contains:
- the pde11al gene encoding dual 3',5'-cyclic-AMP and -GMP phosphodiesterase 11A → MTTFDFSDVEAFLDRHPELFENYVIRKGERAALNTHLTETRPCDSSAPEEENEDADSGKRRSSQAEMRRTFALSKASATHHTYDERVSVAARESQASVRRRALLRKASSLPPTTAHILSALLESRVNVPCYASSALDYKYTLKESDEREFFLELVKDISGELDMTNLGYKILVNVCVMVNADRCSLFLVEGPAHERMLVSKFLNVHSGTAGRPYSSTIPFAEVQVPWGKGIIGYVAEHGETVNVQNAYEDHRFSDEIDKLTGYKTQSILCMAICNSDGDVIGVVQAINKKPCGTPFIEDDEKVLQMYLPFCGISISNAKLFSESRKEYDRSRALLEVVNDLFEEQTDLEKIVRKIMQRALTLLQCERCSVLLLEDIHSPVVKFSKTFELMSPFCNMDHDISMEKVSRSDWLINNSIAELVASTGLPVNISDVCQDPRFDSEADQASGFHIRSVLCVPIWNRTHQIIGVAQILNRLDRKTFNDADQRLFEAFVIFCGLGINNTMMYNQVKKAWAKQSVALDMLSYHATCSKAEVDRLKAAKIPLSSELGIDEFHFNDFSLDNDAMITASLRMFLELSVVQKFKMDYEVLCRWLLTVRKNYRTVAYHNWRHAFNVSQCMFVMLTTAGFQDVLTDTEILALMVGCLCHDLDHRGTNNAFQAKSGSALALLYGTSATLEHHHFNHAVMILQSEGHNIFANLSSKEYSSMMQLLKQAILSTDLTLYFQKRTKFFEFVLAGDFSWSKQEHQDIFRSMLMTACDVGAVTRPWAISKQVAELVTSEFFEQGDRERFELKLTPSAIFDRNRKDELPALQLEWIDKICKPLYEALVKLNRKLQPMVDGIHANRKKWEELCLSYQQAHKVSESSNPYADVEGEEPSQATLTQSCEPAATSQSTEFSHRVESN, encoded by the exons ATGACAACTTTTGACTTCTCCGACGTGGAGGCGTTTCTGGACCGACACCCGGAACTCTTCGAGAATTATGTGATCCGTAAGGGCGAGCGCGCAGCTCTGAATACACACCTGACAGAGACGCGGCCGTGCGACAGTTCTGCTCCGGAGGAGGAGAATGAGGATGCGGACAGCGGGAAACGGCGCTCATCGCAGGCGGAAATGCGGCGTACCTTCGCACTCTCCAAGGCGAGCGCCACGCACCACACCTACGACGAACGCGTGAGCGTGGCGGCGCGGGAGTCACAGGCAAGCGTAAGGCGGCGCGCGCTCTTGCGCAAGGCCAGTTCACTGCCGCCCACCACGGCGCACATCCTGAGCGCGCTGCTGGAGTCGCGCGTGAACGTGCCGTGCTACGCCTCCAGCGCGCTCGACTACAAGTACACGCTCAAAGAGTCGGACGAGCGCGAGTTCTTTCTCGAGCTCGTTAAGGACATCTCCGGCGAGCTCGACATGACAAATCTGGGGTACAAGATCCTAGTAAACGTGTGCGTCATGGTGAACGCAGACCGCTGCTCGCTCTTTTTGGTAGAAGGTCCTGCGCACGAGAGAATGTTAGTGTCCAAGTTTCTAAACGTGCATTCAGGGACAGCGGGGCGACCCTATTCCAGTACAATTCCCTTCGCCGAGGTGCAAGTGCCCTGGGGCAAGGGTATCATCGGCTATGTTGCCGAACACGGCGAGACGGTCAACGTTCAAAACGCGTATGAG GACCATCGTTTTAGTGATGAAATTGACAAGCTGACAGGTTATAAGACTCAGTCAATTCTGTGCATGGCCATCTGTAACAGTGATGGAGATGTGATTGGAGTGGTGCAGGCCATCAACAAGAAACCCTGTGGAACTCCCTTCATTGAGGATGATGAAAAG GTGCTACAGATGTACCTACCCTTCTGTGGTATATCGATCTCCAATGCCAAACTCTTCTCTGAGTCTCGCAAAGAATACGATAGAAGCCGG GCTCTTCTGGAGGTGGTGAACGATCTGTTTGAGGAACAGACAGACCTGGAGAAGATCGTGAGAAAGATCATGCAGCGAGCACTAACCTTGCTGCAGTGTGAGCGCTGCTCTGTGCTGCTCCTAGAGGACATCCACTCACct GTGGTAAAGTTCTCAAAGACATTTGAGCTCATGTCTCCATTTTGCAATATGGATCATGACATAAG CATGGAGAAAGTGTCCCGTTCTGACTGGCTGATTAATAACAGCATTGCTGAGTTAGTGGCATCTACAGGACTGCCTGTTAACATAAGCGATGTGTGTCAGGATCCCCGCTTTGATTCTGAG GCTGACCAGGCCTCAGGCTTTCACATCAGGTCAGTGCTGTGTGTCCCAATTTGGAACAGAACCCATCAAATAATTG GAGTTGCCCAGATCCTTAATCGTTTGGACAGGAAGACCTTTAACGATGCAGATCAAAGATTATTTGAG GCTTTTGTTATTTTCTGTGGCCTTGGCATCAATAATACAATGATGTACAACCAAGTAAAGAAAGCTTGGGCCAAACAGTCTGTGGCTCTGGAC ATGCTGTCTTATCATGCAACATGCTCAAAAGCTGAAGTAGATCGACTCAAG GCTGCTAAGATCCCCCTGAGCAGTGAGCTGGGAATCGATGAGTTCCACTTCAATGACTTTTCCCTGGACAATGATGCCATGATCACTGCCTCTCTGCGCATGTTTCTGGAGCTTAGTGTTGTGCAAAAATTTAAGATGGATTATGAG GTGTTGTGCCGCTGGCTGCTCACTGTAAGGAAGAACTACCGTACTGTGGCCTATCATAACTGGAGACATGCTTTTAATGTCTCTCAGTGTATGTTCGTCATGTTAACT ACTGCAGGATTCCAGGATGTTcttacagacacagagattcTGGCACTGATGGTTGGATGTCTGTGCCATGACTTGGATCATCGTGGGACCAACAATGCTTTTCAAGCCAA GTCAGGATCAGCACTGGCATTGCTGTATGGAACATCAGCTACCCTTGAACATCACCACTTCAACCATGCTGTTATGATCCTGCAGAGTGAG GGGCACAATATATTTGCCAATCTCAGCTCTAAAGAGTACAGCAGCATGATGCAGCTCTTAAAGCAGGCCATCCTGTCTACAGATCTCACCTTGTATTTCCA AAAAAGAACCAAGTTCTTTGAGTTTGTTCTGGCTGGAGACTTCAGCTGGTCAAAACAGGAGCACCAAGACATTTTCAG GTCTATGCTAATGACTGCATGTGATGTGGGTGCTGTGACTCGACCTTGGGCGATCTCTAAACAG GTTGCAGAGTTGGTGACTAGTGAATTCTTTGAACAAGGTGACAGGGAGAGATTTGAGCTGAAGCTTACACCATCT GCTATTTTTGATCGCAATCGTAAAGATGAACTTCCTGCACTTCAGCTTGAATGGATCGATAAGATTTGTAAACCACTGTAtgag gctttGGTGAAGCTGAATAGGAAGCTCCAGCCAATGGTAGATGGGATACATGCCAATCGAAAAAAATGGGAGGAACTCTGTTTGTCCTATCAGCAAGCCCATAAAGTCTCAGAGTCTTCCAATCCATATGCAGACGTTGAAGGAGAAGAACCAAGTCAAGCCACCCTTACACAGTCATGTGAACCTGCAGCAACCAGTCAGAGCACAGAGTTTTCCCATAGGGTGGAGTCAAACTAG
- the LOC113644672 gene encoding uncharacterized protein C7orf31, which produces MCEYRTFTNCAKTITKCFESVIIEQYYDLTPSKRSNVRLNDEIIPKPTHINVGEKQIKVSIRREHPYQSHLSYCAMFPTFQCPDDPDTGVRAASKLPINPMLPATAPQVTLLSKSKGAPFRHELLKIPMETRRASATWPGQNGYQNYIYPKAPNTLCPNLTLRDWNHTLLERTANALRNLEKSQWLTSYQLHFTGTGPSNPIKLDDFNEKTIALITGEMNPYTAQLSERTCPVFLPPRPLEGRRARILQNQRHLENPCPPYSPLFSPEPPDTGLVFTQTHGPLDANTDRTLHVRDTTQRKPYSLKNEVFTSNQVNDSSQTCQVASNNTVCMCELCCQRNCVCKQSELDVTKPHANINKPAFTVNDRGNIKPEPGFGQHTFQAVLQETERNQKELSNRKTMNNVAENNCFVPKCTAPLSAEETDRHVHFEQTVNDFEEEKMKCGSCTIPSIRPRFSRGNFGYGVKTSSRDSGSDLLELQDSFCRTKAHQIFHESLQDASVDLRDNHYTGRKHCFYDFNSYYFH; this is translated from the exons ATGTGCGAATATAGAACATTTACTAATTGTGCTAAAACAATAACCAAATGTTTTGA GTCTGTTATTATTGAGCAATACTATGATCTAACTCCATCTAAGAGAAGTAATGTTCGACTCAACGATGAGAT AATTCCCAAGCCAACTCATATCAATGTTGG CGAGAAACAAATTAAGGTCTCCATCCGGAGAGAACACCCATACCAATCACACTTATCTTATTGTGCCATGTTCCCCACGTTCCAATGCCCAGATGACCCAGACACAGGTGTACGGGCTGCATCTAAACTCCCCATCAATCCCATGCTACCAGCTACTGCTCCACAGGTTACTCTGCTCAGTAAAAGTAAAG GTGCACCTTTTCGTCATGAGCTGCTTAAAATTCCCATGGAAACCAGACGGGCATCTGCAACTTGGCCAGGACAAAATGGCTACCAAAAT TACATTTACCCCAAGGCTCCAAACACATTGTGTCCAAATCTGACACTGCGAGACTGGAACCACACGCTGCTCGAGCGGACGGCCAATGCTTTGCGCAACCTGGAGAAGTCCCAGTGGCTCACTTCATATCAGCTACACTTCACAG GCACCGGGCCCTCTAACCCTATAAAACTGGATGACTTTAACGAGAAGACAATCGCCTTGATTACAGGAGAAATGAACCCTTACACAGCACAGCTG AGTGAGCGAACCTGTCCTGTTTTCCTGCCTCCTCGACCACTTGAAGGACGCAGGGCCAGGATCCTGCAGAACCAACGTCATCTGGAGAACCCATGCCCACCATACTCACCTTTATTTTCCCCAGAGCCTCCAGACACAGGGCTggtttttacacaaacacatggacCACTGGATGCTAATACAGACAGGACACTACACGTTCGGGACACTACACAGCGCAAACCATACAGTCTCAAGAATGAAGTTTTTACATCCAACCAAGTTAACGACTCAAGTCAAACATGTCAGGTGGCATCTAACAAcactgtctgtatgtgtgaattGTGCTGCCAAAGAAATTGTGTCTGCAAGCAATCTGAGTTAGATGTTACTAAACCACATGCAAACATCAACAAACCTGCATTTACAGTGAATGACAGAGGGAATATCAAGCCTGAGCCAGGTTTTGGACAACACACATTTCAGGCTGTGCTGCAAGAGACAGAAAGGAACCAGAAAGAATTGTCCAACAGAAAAACCATGAACAATGTGGCAGAAAATAACTGTTTTGTACCTAAGTGCACAGCACCACTCAGTGcagaagagacagacaggcatgtACACTTTGAGCAGACAGTGAATGACTTTGAAGAGGAGAAAATGAAGTGTGGTTCTTGTACTATTCCCTCTATCCGCCCACGCTTCTCTAGAGGCAACTTTGGGTATGGAGTAAAGACAAGCAGCAGGGATTCGGGGTCTGATCTGCTGGAGCTTCAGGACTCTTTTTGCCGAACAAAAGCTCACCAAATCTTCCATGAGTCTCTGCAGGATGCCAGTGTGGACCTCAGGGACAACCATTATACTGGGAGAAAGCATTGCTTCTACGACTTCAACTCTTACTATTTTcactaa